From Impatiens glandulifera chromosome 7, dImpGla2.1, whole genome shotgun sequence:
ATTAGTAGAGTAAGTTAGCATTTGGAATTGGATCAACATGAGATTTATGTGTTTGGAGTAAATTTTTGGAAGGTTATGATCTTGACCACAagtttaactttaaaaaaaaagaaagtaatTAATGTATAGCAATTAGCAACCACACATTTAGTGTGATTATTGCTCCATTTTGATATATGATCTTGAAGCTGTATTTATGACTAAGCTTGGATATATACACATGTAAGAGCTTCATATGTATTGTGTCATACTAGACGCAAACCAAGATTCGAATTACCCGAATAACTATTTAATGCAACTAAATATCCATAGTACTACTAAAGCAATCTCTTTTCCTAGTATTCAACTAAACAGTTCATTTACTTCTATTCTTGTTTCCTTTTCTCGATACTTTTGTCGTTTTGTTTAAACAGTTTCTTTGAATGATTTCATATGAACTTCGTTCGAAAAGTACTACTAAAGCAATCAAACATCAAAACAGGTAGGTAGAATCAGAATACCGAAGTTCAAAGTTGACGATAGAACAACATGTCTATATTtgtttctaataataataataataatattcagtTCAAAATCAGGAATCTAAGCAAGTACCTGTGATAGAGATTGACCTACGATGGGGCGGATATCTCTTTTTATCACCAATGCCTCTTTTGCAGACAAAGCCTGAAACCATAATTCTTCATTCTTGCAATCCTTCCAGTTTGAAGGCGGAGGAATTCTCCCAATACTAGAATCATTCGGCATCTTTGCCACCATTAGTAGCCAATTAAGCATTCCAGATAATCCTCCTCCTTTCTTACGGCTAATCTCATTCAAAACGATTTCTTTTACCTCTTCAGCATCGCCAttttcttcgagttcttcagtatgagtttttttcttctttatcggGTCTTTTCCTTCATTGGTCATGAAACAATGAAGATCAAACTCTAGCTCTTTCAACAATGAGTTTAATTCCTCATTCACCAATTCCTTCTTGGTAAAGTCTCCTTTTAAACTCCTATCGAACTCTCTAAGGTATTTCACATGGATCAGTTTTACAAAAGCCCTCGTTCTACCATGTAAGCCGCATTCTTCTGCGACGAAATCCCACAAAGTATTCTTTGAAACTATGTAATAGCCACCCAGTTTCCTGACTGACCAGAAAAGTGCAAACAGATCCAACTGCCGGCCATCTCCAAGCATAACTGGTAGTGGCCGTGGGAAATCATTGGAACAGACATCTAAGAACACAGTAAGAACGTgatcaaacaagttcttgaGTTTACAAACATCATTTATAGTTCCCTTCAACggttcttctttttcttcagaTTTTTGTACTAAATGTGCAGCTGATCCATTTTCAACTGCACATTCTTCCATTAACTTCAATTGGGTTTCCCTCTATTAAGTTTTCCGGATCAATGACATgaaaattttatcaataaaaacatcCAACAGAATCAAAAAGTAAAATCAACAGATATAGTAGTTTACATCAGGGTTCAAGTtaaacaaaaaagaagaaaagatacCTCCATGCACACAAACTATTTTTTGATTCCGACGCCAGCAAGAGCTTCTCCTTTACAAGAAGGCGATAGATACAGAGAGAAATGCTAAGAGAAATTTTAAAAAGGTGAAAGTGCTACTGCTGCGGGAGGGTttgaagggttatttgaaaatcgTTGAATTGAGAGAGACGGAATGAGAGAAGGGTGGGTTTTGTTTCTTCAGATTGGACGCGACATCAAATTTCAGATTGAAAGAGGAAAAAAAGGGTTAATGGGTGTATcgaaattttcaataaattccAAATACAGATGGAATCATTTTAGTAGACCATTGAAAGTCTTGATTTTTTCCTATTTACAAATAATGTCCTTAGATTACAACAAATATTAGGTCAAACCAAAAGATGGTTTGTGTTTAAAGGCTAAGGCCAACGTCCCCTTCTAACCATAGATCCAAACGAAACCTAGTCTAGTTAAAAGGGTGTATGTCTTTCAAGTTCCATCATGAATCTTTATTAGCtactctaattaaaattttaaaattattttttcaatcctTTATACTTTGTTTacactaaattttttattttagaagttGATTATTCAATCTCGTTACACTTTGATTctgcaaaattaaaaaatctatttgCAAGACCAactttttaacaattattttgttCCTACcaaattaaagaatatatagattcttaacacaaataaaaaatattatgaaacaaTTCAAACTTAATTAGATTACtatttacttataatttttccttttttagaaaattcaacaaaatattaaaaatttagggTATGAAGATCATAATTTGAAACCATTTATTATCCATTTAAATTATTCTAAggttgattttaaataaaattaaatattattaatctaattaaaattatcttagACATAATCTTGAAGTGAATTAATTTCATTAACacgaattttagaaaataaaattttgtaattgaAATTAGTGTTAATTATTGAGTTGTTTAAATCCTTGaagaaatttgaataaattccaTTTTTAATACttgcattttttatattttattagttttattatatgTTAGGGAATGCTTAGTATGTGTTTTTTGAATTCGACAATAgtaaaggaaataaaataaattgttttggttaatagttttaattttcggatatttattgatttgatttctatatacttaatatatatttaagaattatttCTCACATTCTCTCACATTATATTTACTTTCATATTATTTCTCTATCgtacttaattataatattatatatatttttatttttataattatattacacGTTATtcgttatttaataattaaaataataataaaattttaattaatttattaaaagaaatgatttcaattatttaaataatattaatgaattatttaaaatataattaataaataaaattttaataataattataataactaataatgatataatatttttatataattaattttaaatattatatattaataataaaattataataaactaattaaaatataaaatattaaaactaaaattaaaataacaattttatataaatatgaaatatttaagtaaaattattataaaaaatattatatcatgttatatattattaaataaaaaattatatttaattaaaaaatttatccactattattatataatattttaaaatatttttatattatttaggtttaatagataattttttatttataattaataaaaaattagtcattcaattttatttgttataataatatattttaaaaaaataaaattaatataaaaaaatattaaatgttaatattttattaaatgttaatattttattaaattataacatacttaaaatgcatttaaaaaaaaatatgatatatatatatatataatataattttaaaaatatttaaaaaaaaataagaatttttttcccaaataatatatttaaaaattaaaatatttttcaaatagatttaaaaataaaatattttccatataaaaaaactgtttttttaCTATTCAATATAAAACTGTATcatattgtctttttttttttttcaaatattttttttaatataattaaaagaatttttttttttaaaaaataagatttttttttaaatatattatttgaaaaatattttcttatttatttattttaaaaaaagtatattagtactgttatttttttaaatatattatttgaaaaatattatcttatttatttatttatttatttaaatttaaaaaataaaaatattactacTGTATCCTCCTTTATTATGAGCTTGTTTTTTACcctctttaaaataaaaacaaaaatatatttttaacttcaaatatattattattttttatttagaaaatattttccaaataaaaatttcaaatatatatattattgattttttatttaaaaatattatttgaaaaatattatttggaaaatattttcttatttattttttaaatattttgtttgtaaatatattcaaaaataaaatatttgaaaataaaaataaaaaaaatattttcaaaataaaaaataataatatatattttctaaataaaaaacaataatatatttgaagtttttaatttaaaaaaaatatattttttaaatatattattttaaaactttaataattatcGAGAAAAAACATCTAAAATCATAATATTGATCTATAAAAACGTTCAAAAAAACTGATAGTGAATATATCGTggaataaacaaaaataataaccttgaacagaaataagaaaaattatgataattttttcttaataaaataataaattcactTCAATATTTTCAAGATTATGACtatagattaataatatttagttttaaaatttatattaatatatataaaataggaaAAATGCAAGTATTTAAACATTTCAATAATTAACACTAATTtcaattacaaaattttattttctaaaattggtgttaatgaaataaattcaTTATGGGTAAGATAATCTTGattagattaataatatttaattttatttaaatatgttttttttattaaattcaaccTTAGAATAATTTAAATGGATAATAAATGGTTTCAAATTACGATCTTCATATcccaaatttttaatattatgttgaattttctaaaaaagAAAGATTACAAGCAAATATtagtttcaatttatttatttagtttgagTTGTttcctaatatattttatttgcgCGTGGTCAAGaacgaataaaaaataaaaaacaggtATAGAGTCGGTGCTACGAAtctacatattttataatttcgcgggaataaaataattgttaaagaGTTGATCTTGCAAACTGGTTTTTAAATTTCGCAGAAACAAAGTGTAACAAAATTGAATAACCAacttctaaaattaaaaatttagtgTAAACAAAGTATAAAGGAATTGAAAAACcaatttctaaaatttaaattagagtaGATAATAAAGATTAGTGATGGAACTTGAAAGACATGCACCCTTTTAACTAGACTAGGTTTCGTTTGGATCTATGGTTAGAAGGGGATGTTGGCAGCTTTTGGTTTGACCTAATATTTGTTGTAATCTGAGGACATTATTTGTAAATGGAAAAAAATCAAGCTTTCAATGCTCTACTAAAATGATTCCATCTGTAATTggaatttattgaaaatttcgATACACCCTTCTTTTCCTCTTTCAATCTGAAATTTGATGTCGCATCCAATATGTAGAAACAAAACCCACCCTTCTCTCATTCCGTCTCTCTCAATTCAAcgattttcaaataacccttcaaAACCCACCCTTCTCAATTCCGTctactattattaatattaattcttataataatatattttataatgaaatgCAAACCGTTATTAGAACAAGTATGAACCCAAAATAGTCTATAGTTCTCTAAATTGCCAAATTGTCTCGATTCTTTTGTAGCATTTGGGGAAGTATTTTGAGGCTTTGAAAGATTTTTGAGATCAATCTTTATGTGATAGAATATGGCAACTTGATTAGATTATGGGATGACAATTGGATTGAAAAGCTTAGCTTAACTAACATTTATTTGAACTTGTTATTTGTAAAGAGGCATAGATTGAGAGAAATGTTTAATGTCTCGCTATCTCGTTATATGTAGTTCAATAAGCAAAATCCTTTTAGACTAAACTGTTTAAGAACATtctatatttagatttttacataTAATAATACTAGCAAAAAAAATAGGAATCTTAGTAATTATGACATATAAAAAGGGGTCAAACTGACCTGATTTCTCAGCTCAAGATTCAGCCATGAGATTGAACTTTGTAATTGGACATGTTTAcacatcatatttatataaaaaaaaagggtAAAGGGTGCAGTCAATACTtcaatgatgatgatgatgatagtaTTGACCGACCGCATGCATGAATGACAGCAAATTATATACGAGAGATTGAAAGGAAAGAGTGGAAGAAACATACCGCCCTTAAATTTGACAAGCAAAATAACCTCAAACTCTTTCCATCAATTTGACCATAAACCATTGAGACTCCAAAAAGGATGAAGGGATGATGATATACACAGAAAAGAAATAAGACCTAGGACtctgttttcttttaatttttttaattttttttattacaaatgcTCATGATATAGCCTTCAAAAATTCCTGCACCCACAACTTTTCTTTACCTTTTTTCATGTATGATTCAACAATGAAGTGTACCAGATGCCTAACCGTTGATATTAGGGCTGAATACCATTTCCTGCACCATCATACATCATAATCTCCTTTAGCTGgttataaaatagaaataacaATTTTGATACTTTTAAAATAGAACATCTAACATGATAGATACCTGGTCACAAACAGGGCAGGTATCGCTTCTTTCCATCCATTCAAGTATGCAAGCCAGGTGAAAATGATGCTCGCATTTTGTGATAATTTTGGGATTTTCAGCATCGTACTCTGCAACAAGATTATTAAGTGTTTAGAAAACAACTACAGTTTGGTTTGATGATAAATTTTACCTTCAAGACATGTAGGGCAACAATCTTCCTCTTCCAGTTTCTCAAAAAGAGGATCAACTGACTTCTTAAGGTCACCGGATTTCTCAAGTTGGACTTCCTTCTCTTCTGATATCAGTCCGGGATCACTTTTCTCTTGGTGTTCGGTGTTCTTTAGGTCCTTCCCGGACGCATCTACAGAATTTCCACCATCAGTTGTCTCTGTAGCTGCAT
This genomic window contains:
- the LOC124910474 gene encoding probable E3 ubiquitin-protein ligase RHB1A is translated as MGGCCCCASRGVELNHTPSFYHYQLSSEEHEPLSANLGPASSFSTGVLVDTNLDMSSPDTYRPPPAPLPYEANIMHNSRSPPNNQDRGGNKDDAATETTDGGNSVDASGKDLKNTEHQEKSDPGLISEEKEVQLEKSGDLKKSVDPLFEKLEEEDCCPTCLEEYDAENPKIITKCEHHFHLACILEWMERSDTCPVCDQEMVFSPNING